A genomic segment from Nicotiana tabacum cultivar K326 chromosome 9, ASM71507v2, whole genome shotgun sequence encodes:
- the LOC142163924 gene encoding uncharacterized protein LOC142163924, which yields MIIQNLKKRLEAAKGKCPEELLGVLWAYQTMTKSSTGEIPFSLVYDAEALIPVEVGEPTLRYFRTDEEATNEAMMVQLELLDERRDLAHIKMVAQKQRMEKYYNRRANLYYFKVGDLVLRKVTQKTRDLNAGKLGPTWEGPYRVSAVIGKGSYELENQDGVKLPSN from the coding sequence ATgattattcaaaatctcaaaaagaggtTGGAAGCAGCCAAGGGCAAGTGTCCTGAAGAGTTACTGGGAGTACTATGGGCGTACCAGACGATGACTAAGTCAAGCACGGGAGAGATACCTTTCTCTCTTGTATACGATGCAGAAGCTCTGATCCCTGTGGAAGTAGGTGAACCGACCTTGCGGTACTTTAGAACGGACGAGGAAGCAACTAACGAGGCAATGATGGTCCAACTGGAGCTTCTTGATGAACGCAGAGACTTGGCGCACATAAAAATGGTGGCTCAGAAGCAAAGGATGGAAAAATACTATAACCGGAGGGCCAATCTCTATTACTTTAAAGTGGGTGACTTGGTTTTGAGGAAAGTGACTCAGAAGACTCGGGATCTCAATGCAGGAAAGCTGGGTCCGACGTGGGAAGGCCCCTATCGGGTTTCAGCTGTCATCGGGAAGGGATCATACGAACTAGAGAATCAAGATGGAGTCAAATTGCCGAGCAACTAG